In one Bacillus mesophilus genomic region, the following are encoded:
- a CDS encoding PepSY domain-containing protein, which translates to MRLGNFLAGVAVGILGTYAIQKFMPSYISSDQALKLVKQEFKKQGPIDGSWIHMEPETIERNNISYRVYKGGISRMSDHEPEQLEFLVNAENGTIIDVYKLSI; encoded by the coding sequence ATGCGTCTTGGTAACTTTTTAGCTGGAGTTGCGGTTGGTATACTCGGTACATATGCGATTCAAAAGTTTATGCCTTCATATATTTCATCAGATCAAGCATTAAAGCTTGTAAAGCAAGAGTTTAAAAAGCAAGGTCCTATCGATGGTTCATGGATTCATATGGAGCCAGAAACCATCGAGAGAAACAACATTTCCTACCGTGTTTATAAAGGTGGTATTTCGCGAATGTCGGATCATGAACCTGAACAGCTAGAGTTTTTAGTAAATGCAGAAAATGGAACAATCATTGATGTTTATAAATTATCCATTTAA
- a CDS encoding YtnP family quorum-quenching lactonase translates to METLKVGKLTLTWLNGGVTHLDGGAMFGVVPKPLWSKKYPFNEKNQIELRTDPILIQNGDKNILIEAGIGNNRMSEKLKRNFGVLEESSIEQSLQQLGLTTKDIDLVLMTHMHFDHVCGLTKWVDDKLVPTFENATIFVSQTEWDEMREPNIRSQNTYWKENRESIQENVQTFKTDHEVIEGIKMIHTGGHSDGHAIVTIESEGEKVIHMADLLPTHAHQNALWVMAYDDYPMQSITSKKHYMDIGLNDQVWFTFYHDAIYRAIKWNSNGEVIDQIDRKK, encoded by the coding sequence GTGGAAACTTTAAAAGTAGGAAAGTTGACCCTAACATGGCTGAATGGTGGAGTTACGCACTTAGATGGTGGTGCAATGTTTGGGGTGGTCCCTAAACCTCTTTGGTCCAAGAAATACCCTTTTAATGAGAAAAACCAAATCGAACTTCGTACAGATCCTATTTTGATTCAAAACGGAGATAAGAATATTTTAATTGAGGCGGGAATTGGTAACAACCGCATGTCTGAAAAACTAAAACGAAACTTTGGCGTGCTCGAGGAGTCATCGATTGAACAATCGTTACAACAGTTGGGGTTAACAACGAAGGACATTGACCTTGTCTTGATGACACATATGCATTTTGATCATGTGTGTGGACTAACAAAGTGGGTAGATGATAAGCTAGTACCTACTTTTGAGAACGCTACCATATTTGTCTCACAAACGGAGTGGGATGAGATGAGAGAACCAAATATACGCTCTCAAAATACATACTGGAAAGAGAATAGGGAAAGCATTCAGGAGAATGTGCAGACCTTTAAAACGGATCATGAAGTGATTGAAGGAATTAAAATGATACATACTGGTGGTCATAGTGATGGGCATGCCATTGTTACGATTGAAAGTGAAGGGGAGAAAGTCATACATATGGCTGATCTACTGCCTACACACGCACATCAAAATGCACTATGGGTAATGGCTTACGATGATTATCCTATGCAATCCATCACATCAAAGAAACATTATATGGACATAGGATTAAATGATCAGGTCTGGTTTACTTTTTATCATGATGCTATTTATCGAGCAATTAAGTGGAATAGTAATGGTGAAGTAATTGACCAAATAGATCGTAAAAAATAA
- the trmB gene encoding tRNA (guanosine(46)-N7)-methyltransferase TrmB, whose translation MRLRNKPWAKDKLVEHSAYVIQNPTEHKGKWHDVFGNNHPIHIEVGTGKGKFVTGMAKANSEINYIGIELQISVIVGALDRILEDPLPNVKLLNVNAEDLLDIFDSGEVDRVYLNFSDPWPKNRHEKRRLTYESYLKLYESILVKNGEIHFKTDNQGLFEYSLTSFSQYQLLLKFVSLDLHNSTFEGNIMTEYEEKFANKGNRIYRAEAQFRN comes from the coding sequence ATGCGTCTGCGCAACAAACCGTGGGCCAAAGATAAGCTAGTTGAACATTCTGCTTATGTAATTCAAAACCCAACTGAACATAAAGGAAAATGGCACGATGTCTTTGGAAATAATCACCCGATCCACATCGAAGTAGGGACAGGTAAAGGGAAATTTGTAACAGGTATGGCTAAAGCCAATTCAGAAATAAATTATATTGGAATAGAGCTACAAATTAGTGTTATTGTAGGGGCTCTAGATCGTATTCTTGAAGATCCACTACCCAATGTTAAATTACTTAATGTAAATGCAGAGGATTTATTAGATATTTTTGATTCAGGAGAAGTCGATCGCGTATATTTGAATTTTTCCGATCCTTGGCCAAAAAATAGACATGAAAAAAGACGCCTAACTTATGAGAGCTATTTAAAGCTGTATGAAAGTATTCTAGTTAAGAATGGCGAAATACATTTTAAAACAGATAATCAAGGTTTGTTTGAATATTCATTAACAAGCTTTTCACAATATCAACTTCTTTTGAAATTTGTTAGTTTGGATCTTCATAACAGTACGTTTGAAGGAAATATTATGACTGAGTATGAAGAAAAATTCGCTAACAAAGGAAACCGAATATACAGAGCAGAAGCTCAATTCCGTAATTAA
- a CDS encoding YtzH-like family protein gives MSLDFHHQMSVVMDILTNQQLDCCGTVAECEQLERLVKSLLTNDQITTEAKNVLVDVYEYSQHGKYHQNLDEHINQHQHDLSQWIEDIHQLS, from the coding sequence ATGTCATTAGATTTTCATCATCAAATGAGTGTAGTTATGGATATATTAACTAACCAACAATTGGATTGCTGTGGAACTGTAGCTGAATGTGAGCAACTGGAAAGACTTGTTAAATCTCTATTAACAAATGACCAAATTACAACTGAAGCCAAAAATGTCTTAGTGGATGTATATGAATATAGTCAACATGGTAAATATCATCAAAATTTAGATGAACATATCAATCAACATCAGCATGATCTATCACAGTGGATTGAAGATATTCATCAGTTATCCTAA
- a CDS encoding phosphotransferase family protein, translating to MEDLLGKEWDIHPAGGATGEAYFAKFEDKRLFLKRNSSPFLAVLSAEGIVPKLVWTKRLENGDVITAQHWLDGRELKPIDMKNPNVAKLLNKIHSSKELLDMLMRIGKAPLMPQELLSELVNTPYFVQASQDNHLINQAIQSLHSSIDQIDYSEYVVCHCDMNHNNWLLTDQDQLFLIDWDGAMVADPAIDIGMLLYSYIPELEWEEWMSHYGLTLDDSLRNRMKWYVIYQTILSIQWFDQKQLIQQRRYAEHYLTTLLG from the coding sequence TTGGAAGACTTACTAGGTAAAGAGTGGGATATTCATCCAGCTGGTGGTGCAACAGGGGAGGCCTACTTCGCAAAGTTTGAGGATAAAAGATTATTTTTGAAAAGAAATTCGTCTCCTTTTTTAGCCGTCCTATCAGCAGAAGGAATTGTTCCGAAACTAGTATGGACTAAGCGATTAGAAAATGGTGATGTAATCACCGCTCAGCATTGGCTAGATGGTAGAGAGCTAAAGCCAATAGATATGAAGAACCCTAATGTGGCTAAGCTTTTAAATAAAATACACTCCTCCAAAGAGCTATTGGATATGTTAATGAGAATAGGAAAAGCCCCACTTATGCCACAAGAGCTGCTAAGTGAGTTAGTCAATACTCCTTATTTTGTTCAAGCCAGTCAAGACAATCACTTGATTAATCAAGCTATCCAGTCTTTACATTCCAGTATAGACCAGATTGATTACTCAGAGTATGTAGTCTGTCACTGTGATATGAATCATAATAATTGGTTGCTAACAGATCAAGATCAGTTGTTTTTAATTGATTGGGATGGTGCCATGGTAGCTGATCCTGCCATTGATATAGGTATGCTATTATACTCATATATTCCTGAACTGGAATGGGAAGAATGGATGAGTCATTATGGTTTAACTCTAGACGATTCTTTACGTAACCGTATGAAATGGTACGTGATTTATCAAACCATACTATCTATTCAGTGGTTTGACCAAAAACAATTAATACAGCAAAGACGATATGCAGAGCATTATTTAACAACCTTATTAGGATAA
- the pulA gene encoding type I pullulanase — METEVHREFEAYLDECTIITILLPSNREWDQHPCFTLIDPNGTRQSLPILHQEKHETFIKYQCQVQNLLVNMIGFHVGVGDILTDLQIGSVVRTAEFDDYYAYSGGDLGPSYSSTKTTFKLWAPTASEVCIKLIHPVHKNEMMVQMDCLSRGIWITEVEGDFDTFLYSYEVCVNRIWREAVDPYAKSVSINGTHGVVVDINKFNKPSETSTQVLIQPTDAIIYETHVRDFTVHPESGVTFKGKYKGFTQPTMGTGLSYLAELGITHVELLPLNDFEGVDEECPQKSYNWGYNPLHYFAPEGSYSTNPNDPYNRIQELQDMIEGIHQKGLSVIIDVVYNHVYIKEESSFEKIVPGYYFRYDLNGFPSNGTGVGNDLASERKMVRKFIVDCVLYWIETFNVDGFRFDLMGIMDVKTMNDIRHAVQQVKDHIFLLGEGWELNTPLPVPQKATIRNSIKMPGIAHFNDMFRDRIKGSTFNLYDRGFCLGNSHHVEEVKSLVAGSRSMFQSPGQSINYVEAHDNHTFWDKAIKSNSFEEEAMIRKRQKLATCMVILSQGVPFLHSGQEFYRTKKGIGNSYKSPDDINQLDWSLLNKWRKDIDYLKEIIAIRKYHGAFRLSSHDLIKKHMNFLDTVPELIAFELKEVAHLGEWGHILVIFNNGPDEQQVILKKKNSWTVLADHLQASTKGLYTLVTKKVVIKPISLLILGKK, encoded by the coding sequence ATGGAGACTGAGGTGCATAGGGAGTTTGAGGCCTATCTAGACGAATGTACGATAATTACCATCCTGCTGCCTAGTAACCGTGAGTGGGATCAGCATCCTTGTTTTACATTGATTGATCCAAATGGAACTCGTCAGTCATTACCAATTCTTCATCAAGAAAAACATGAAACGTTTATTAAATACCAATGTCAGGTACAGAATCTTCTAGTTAATATGATAGGTTTTCATGTGGGAGTAGGGGATATTCTGACTGACTTACAAATAGGGTCTGTTGTTCGAACGGCTGAGTTTGATGATTATTATGCTTATTCTGGAGGTGATTTAGGCCCTAGCTATAGTTCAACGAAAACCACGTTTAAGCTATGGGCACCAACTGCTTCAGAAGTTTGCATAAAGCTCATACATCCGGTTCATAAAAACGAGATGATGGTACAGATGGATTGCCTATCTCGTGGAATTTGGATCACAGAAGTTGAAGGTGATTTCGATACTTTTCTATATAGCTATGAGGTATGTGTAAATCGAATCTGGAGAGAAGCTGTTGATCCATATGCCAAGAGTGTGTCTATCAATGGTACACATGGTGTGGTAGTAGATATTAATAAATTTAACAAGCCATCAGAGACATCAACACAGGTGTTAATTCAACCAACTGATGCCATTATTTATGAAACTCATGTGAGGGATTTTACCGTTCATCCTGAAAGTGGAGTTACCTTTAAGGGCAAGTATAAGGGATTCACACAACCAACGATGGGAACCGGTCTATCATATCTAGCAGAACTCGGTATTACTCATGTAGAGCTTCTGCCCCTTAATGATTTTGAAGGAGTAGACGAAGAATGTCCGCAGAAATCATACAACTGGGGATATAATCCGCTTCATTACTTTGCTCCAGAGGGAAGTTACTCCACCAATCCTAATGATCCTTACAATCGAATTCAGGAGTTACAGGATATGATTGAAGGTATACACCAAAAAGGACTAAGTGTGATTATAGATGTCGTCTATAATCATGTGTATATTAAAGAAGAATCTTCTTTTGAGAAGATCGTACCAGGATATTATTTTCGCTACGATCTAAACGGGTTTCCTTCCAATGGAACGGGAGTCGGTAATGACCTCGCATCAGAGCGAAAAATGGTTAGAAAGTTCATTGTTGATTGTGTACTGTACTGGATTGAAACCTTTAACGTGGATGGCTTTCGCTTTGATTTAATGGGTATCATGGATGTTAAAACGATGAATGATATCCGTCATGCAGTTCAACAAGTAAAAGATCATATTTTTTTATTAGGTGAAGGATGGGAGTTAAATACTCCACTACCCGTCCCGCAAAAGGCGACGATTAGAAATTCAATAAAGATGCCTGGAATTGCCCACTTTAACGATATGTTTAGAGATCGTATAAAAGGAAGTACGTTTAATTTATATGATCGAGGCTTTTGTTTAGGTAATTCACATCATGTGGAAGAAGTGAAGAGCTTAGTTGCTGGAAGTAGGTCTATGTTTCAAAGTCCCGGCCAGTCTATTAATTATGTAGAAGCTCATGATAATCATACATTTTGGGATAAGGCCATAAAGAGCAATAGTTTTGAAGAGGAAGCGATGATTAGGAAACGTCAAAAACTAGCTACATGCATGGTCATTCTTTCTCAAGGGGTTCCGTTTCTTCATAGTGGTCAAGAATTCTATCGCACGAAAAAGGGTATCGGAAATAGCTATAAGTCTCCAGATGATATAAATCAGTTAGATTGGAGTCTACTGAACAAGTGGAGAAAGGATATTGACTATCTGAAGGAAATCATTGCGATCCGTAAATACCATGGTGCCTTTAGGTTATCGAGTCATGATCTGATCAAAAAGCATATGAACTTTCTCGATACTGTTCCCGAACTGATTGCTTTTGAATTAAAAGAGGTGGCTCATTTAGGGGAATGGGGACATATTTTAGTCATTTTTAATAATGGTCCAGACGAACAACAAGTAATTCTAAAGAAGAAAAATAGCTGGACAGTATTAGCTGACCATCTGCAGGCTTCAACAAAGGGTTTATACACTCTCGTAACAAAGAAGGTGGTCATTAAACCAATCAGCCTTCTAATCCTTGGTAAAAAGTAA
- a CDS encoding nuclease-related domain-containing protein: MAQLIKLQDFISRYEMNVYRYPSQYIRLKKQHWRKLKTLWEEGLLTTPEPRPEQDSVQEKKSFFNRLKKKKVEEEEFNFEEAKPMQHSEDFTEDSGFSFDYQFGDQPLDEDELKKKFLDQLLEIQIRWASSTIREKSYVNREFYQDQLLKYFLQRFPDNYLVLYQPVLLIQKAPVELDVIMISPIETWCITLVEGKEDCVMLGSKDRFWIEKHTNEEKKVLNPLIRLNRMEKIVQGIFQLNELELPIRKVALNRTGYIDYPYGPADTMFIDKRNYEEWFAALRRLSSPIKHDQLKAAKCLLQYCQTTYVKRPEWED, encoded by the coding sequence GTGGCACAATTAATTAAATTACAGGATTTTATTTCAAGATATGAGATGAATGTGTACCGATATCCGAGTCAATATATACGTTTAAAAAAGCAGCATTGGAGAAAACTGAAAACCCTTTGGGAAGAGGGATTGCTTACCACACCTGAACCTCGCCCTGAACAGGACAGTGTTCAGGAGAAAAAATCCTTCTTTAACCGATTAAAGAAAAAAAAGGTGGAGGAAGAAGAGTTTAATTTTGAAGAGGCTAAGCCTATGCAACATAGTGAAGATTTTACAGAGGATAGTGGTTTTTCTTTTGATTATCAATTTGGAGATCAACCATTAGATGAAGATGAGCTTAAGAAGAAGTTTCTTGATCAGCTTTTAGAAATCCAAATTAGATGGGCTAGCTCGACGATTAGGGAGAAATCATATGTAAATCGAGAGTTTTATCAGGATCAGTTGTTAAAATATTTTCTTCAGCGTTTTCCCGATAATTATCTCGTTTTATATCAGCCTGTACTGTTAATTCAAAAAGCCCCTGTTGAATTAGATGTGATTATGATTAGTCCAATTGAAACATGGTGCATAACATTAGTGGAGGGAAAAGAAGATTGTGTAATGTTAGGCTCCAAAGATAGATTTTGGATTGAGAAGCATACAAATGAAGAGAAGAAAGTTTTAAATCCATTAATCCGCCTAAATCGCATGGAGAAGATTGTCCAAGGAATTTTTCAGTTAAACGAATTAGAACTACCGATTAGAAAGGTTGCATTGAATCGTACTGGTTATATTGATTATCCTTATGGACCTGCAGATACGATGTTCATTGATAAAAGAAATTATGAAGAGTGGTTTGCTGCATTAAGAAGGCTTTCTTCGCCTATTAAGCATGATCAGCTAAAAGCAGCTAAATGCCTCTTACAATATTGCCAAACTACTTATGTTAAACGGCCTGAGTGGGAGGATTAA
- the thpR gene encoding RNA 2',3'-cyclic phosphodiesterase, translating into MTSTHYFLAVPIPQATKQLYLEWRQLVKEKLPFKSWVHHEDYHITLVFLGDAPFSKIQEVKAEMKRIANKHQAFPLQLKGLGTFGAKESPRIFWSGLDVPSELAELQRDIFDACVGIGFNMDKRPYHPHMTLARRWQSEHDFPYKELSKLFQPKEELLTFEVENIVLYQTHLNRSPKYQPLSIFPLNQNG; encoded by the coding sequence TTGACATCAACTCATTACTTTTTAGCTGTTCCTATTCCACAGGCTACGAAACAATTATACTTGGAATGGAGGCAGCTTGTTAAGGAAAAGCTCCCATTTAAATCCTGGGTTCATCATGAGGACTATCATATTACATTAGTTTTTTTAGGTGATGCTCCTTTTTCTAAGATACAGGAAGTAAAGGCAGAAATGAAACGGATTGCTAATAAACACCAAGCGTTTCCACTACAGCTCAAGGGGCTTGGAACCTTCGGTGCGAAAGAAAGTCCACGTATTTTTTGGAGTGGCCTTGATGTTCCAAGTGAATTAGCAGAGCTGCAAAGAGACATATTTGATGCTTGTGTGGGCATTGGATTCAATATGGACAAAAGGCCTTATCATCCACACATGACATTAGCGAGACGGTGGCAATCTGAACATGATTTTCCGTACAAGGAGTTGTCAAAGCTATTTCAGCCTAAGGAGGAATTACTAACTTTTGAGGTTGAAAATATTGTGTTATATCAAACGCATTTAAACCGATCTCCTAAATATCAGCCGTTATCCATTTTTCCGTTAAATCAAAATGGATAA
- the cysK gene encoding cysteine synthase A, producing MKVVNNISELIGNTPLLKLQKLAPKDGASIYLKLEMFNPSKSVKDRAAFNMIIQAEQLGLLKEGSTIIEPTSGNTGIGLAMNAAARGYRSILVMPDTMTKERINLLKAYGAEVVLTPGEEKMPGAIAKAKELAASIENSFLPMQFDNHANPDAHRHTTAKEIIEGMNILGKELTAFVATAGTGGTITGTGEVLKQHYPHLSIHVVEPAGSPVLSGGKPGKHKLVGTSPGFIPSILNQKVYNEIIKIEDEQAYDITRRLAREEGILVGPSSGAACFAAIEVAKRLTPNDVIVCIACDTGERYLSSDLFDFES from the coding sequence ATGAAGGTCGTAAACAATATTAGTGAATTGATTGGAAATACACCACTTCTTAAACTTCAAAAATTAGCTCCCAAGGATGGCGCTAGTATATATTTAAAGCTTGAGATGTTCAATCCAAGCAAAAGTGTAAAAGACAGAGCCGCATTTAATATGATTATACAAGCTGAACAACTAGGCTTACTAAAAGAAGGTTCTACGATTATTGAACCAACCAGTGGGAACACAGGGATTGGACTCGCTATGAATGCAGCAGCAAGAGGCTATAGATCCATCCTTGTAATGCCAGATACGATGACAAAGGAAAGAATTAATCTATTAAAAGCCTACGGTGCAGAAGTTGTTTTAACGCCAGGTGAAGAAAAAATGCCTGGTGCCATCGCAAAAGCTAAAGAATTAGCCGCTTCCATTGAAAACAGCTTTTTACCGATGCAATTTGACAACCACGCCAATCCAGACGCACATCGACATACAACCGCTAAAGAGATTATTGAAGGCATGAACATTCTTGGGAAGGAACTTACGGCATTTGTCGCAACAGCTGGGACAGGTGGTACCATTACAGGTACGGGCGAGGTACTTAAACAACACTATCCTCATCTATCAATTCATGTAGTAGAGCCTGCGGGGTCTCCGGTCTTATCGGGTGGTAAGCCAGGTAAGCATAAGCTCGTAGGGACAAGTCCAGGATTTATTCCAAGTATTCTTAACCAAAAAGTCTACAATGAAATTATTAAAATTGAGGATGAACAAGCCTACGATATTACCAGAAGGCTTGCTCGTGAAGAGGGAATCCTTGTTGGGCCTTCATCAGGGGCAGCGTGCTTTGCAGCAATTGAAGTGGCTAAACGTCTGACTCCTAATGATGTCATTGTCTGCATAGCCTGCGATACTGGAGAACGCTATTTATCAAGTGATCTATTTGATTTTGAATCTTAA
- a CDS encoding MFS transporter, producing the protein MPLQQQDSTKRNFSLYYFLTFLGLGSLYPLLAVYLDEVVGLTGSQIGTILSISPVVMIVIQPFWGILSDWTQKPRLLLTISILLTSLTGLIYAQVDTFAILMIMAIILAAVQSGMTPLSDSLALNYVQKVKGNYGSIRLWGALGFALAVIVAGWIADYIGLSVIFYLFSGTLFLSFLFSWKLPEENQAMKANLFSGMSTLVKRPRYILFLCTTFLVFGPIFANNSYFGLFIKDIGGTLTGVGIAFLFAAGSEAPFMQFANRFIEKIGMLQVLTLAAGVSMVRWFFYFFEPSLYLVYATTIAQGFSVGLAIPAALQYVRDVSPKEVQVTAVSIYAAVGSGLGAWFSTYFGGLILQYHSIQQVYLFFGVLTTLGISTLLIVMRLDFVKRRTALQVKTE; encoded by the coding sequence GTGCCATTACAGCAACAAGATTCAACAAAGCGAAATTTTAGCTTGTATTATTTCCTTACCTTTTTAGGTTTAGGATCTTTATATCCTCTTTTAGCTGTTTATCTGGATGAGGTAGTCGGTTTAACGGGGAGTCAAATAGGGACCATATTATCAATCAGTCCAGTTGTTATGATCGTCATTCAGCCTTTTTGGGGAATCCTTAGTGATTGGACTCAAAAGCCAAGACTGTTGCTAACGATATCCATACTTCTTACAAGCCTAACTGGACTGATTTATGCGCAGGTTGATACATTTGCGATTCTGATGATCATGGCTATTATACTTGCTGCTGTCCAGAGTGGAATGACTCCGTTATCGGATAGTCTTGCGCTAAATTACGTTCAAAAGGTAAAGGGCAATTATGGTTCGATCCGACTATGGGGTGCACTGGGGTTTGCTCTAGCCGTTATTGTCGCTGGGTGGATTGCTGATTATATCGGGCTCTCTGTTATCTTTTATCTCTTTTCTGGAACGCTATTTCTATCTTTCTTGTTTTCTTGGAAATTACCTGAAGAAAATCAGGCAATGAAGGCCAACCTCTTTTCAGGAATGTCTACCTTAGTTAAAAGACCGAGGTACATATTGTTTTTATGTACAACCTTTTTAGTGTTTGGGCCAATCTTTGCAAATAATTCTTATTTTGGGCTATTTATTAAAGATATTGGTGGAACGTTAACAGGTGTCGGAATTGCCTTTTTATTTGCTGCTGGTAGTGAAGCTCCGTTTATGCAATTTGCTAACAGGTTTATTGAAAAGATTGGAATGCTTCAGGTATTAACGTTAGCAGCTGGTGTATCAATGGTTAGATGGTTTTTCTACTTTTTTGAACCATCTTTATATCTTGTCTATGCAACTACGATTGCTCAAGGATTTTCGGTGGGTCTAGCAATTCCGGCTGCTCTTCAATATGTGAGAGATGTATCTCCAAAAGAAGTTCAGGTAACGGCTGTCTCCATATATGCGGCAGTTGGAAGTGGTTTAGGGGCATGGTTTAGTACATATTTTGGTGGGTTAATTCTACAATATCATTCAATTCAACAGGTTTATCTATTTTTTGGTGTTTTAACTACCTTGGGGATCTCAACATTACTTATTGTCATGAGGTTAGATTTTGTTAAGAGAAGGACTGCTCTTCAGGTTAAAACAGAATAG
- the pepV gene encoding dipeptidase PepV: MNTINWLEEVVKRKEDLVKDTQAFLQIDSVLDEDTKGESAPFGKGIDQALQFLLTKGTTEGFTVKNVDGYAGHIEFGNGEELVGVLCHIDVVPPGDGWTSPPFSAEIRDGKIFARGALDDKGPTMAAFYALKIIKELDLEVNKRLRIIIGTDEESNWECVEHYFKHEEMPSLGFAPDADFPIIYAEKGILDCKINQEVSSNSGDSRHTLVSLSSGRRLNMVPDLAVAKVVGETASVKEKFEKFLSENNLDGSLEVNETEIDLKLIGVSAHGMEPKNGVNAGTKLIQFLTTLEFDQQGSLFLKVGDTYFADDSRGHSLEISSSDEVSGELTMNVGTISYDRELGGSFGLNIRYPVTLNSDHTVSMITEKIKPYGFKIASLSDSKPHHVEKEHELVKTLQRVYTEQTGEEATLLSIGGGTYARSLEVGVAFGPLFPGRPDIAHQKDEYIEVDDLVRATALYAQAIYELIKK; encoded by the coding sequence TTGAATACTATTAACTGGTTAGAAGAGGTAGTAAAGAGAAAAGAAGACCTAGTAAAGGATACACAAGCGTTTTTGCAAATAGACAGTGTGTTAGATGAAGACACCAAAGGAGAAAGTGCTCCTTTTGGAAAAGGAATTGACCAAGCACTTCAATTTTTGTTAACAAAAGGAACAACTGAAGGATTTACAGTTAAAAATGTGGATGGATATGCTGGTCATATTGAGTTTGGAAATGGTGAGGAGCTAGTTGGTGTTCTATGTCATATCGACGTCGTTCCACCAGGTGATGGTTGGACCAGTCCCCCTTTTTCAGCGGAAATACGCGATGGGAAAATTTTTGCCAGAGGTGCTTTAGACGATAAAGGTCCAACAATGGCAGCATTCTATGCACTAAAAATTATTAAGGAACTAGACTTAGAAGTGAATAAGCGTCTTCGAATTATCATTGGTACAGATGAGGAAAGTAATTGGGAGTGCGTCGAACATTATTTTAAACACGAGGAGATGCCTAGCCTAGGCTTTGCACCTGATGCTGATTTTCCTATTATATACGCCGAAAAGGGAATATTGGATTGTAAGATTAACCAGGAGGTTTCATCAAATTCTGGGGATTCAAGACATACGTTAGTAAGCCTCTCATCAGGTAGAAGGTTGAATATGGTACCAGATTTAGCTGTGGCTAAGGTAGTGGGAGAAACAGCTAGTGTCAAAGAAAAGTTTGAGAAATTTCTAAGTGAAAACAACCTTGATGGTAGTCTTGAAGTAAATGAGACTGAGATTGACTTGAAGCTAATCGGTGTATCTGCACATGGTATGGAACCGAAAAACGGTGTAAATGCAGGTACAAAGCTCATTCAATTTTTGACAACGTTAGAATTTGATCAACAAGGTAGCCTGTTTTTAAAAGTGGGAGATACTTATTTTGCAGATGATTCTAGAGGTCATTCATTGGAGATTTCAAGCTCAGATGAAGTATCTGGTGAGTTAACGATGAATGTCGGGACAATTTCATATGATCGTGAACTAGGTGGCAGCTTTGGCTTAAATATACGTTACCCCGTCACGCTAAATAGTGATCACACCGTTTCCATGATCACAGAAAAAATTAAGCCATATGGATTTAAGATAGCAAGTTTATCTGACTCAAAGCCCCATCATGTAGAAAAGGAACATGAGCTTGTGAAAACCTTGCAGCGGGTATACACAGAACAGACTGGAGAAGAAGCAACTCTTTTATCAATCGGTGGTGGAACCTATGCTAGGTCTCTCGAGGTTGGTGTGGCGTTTGGACCTTTATTCCCTGGAAGACCAGATATAGCTCATCAAAAGGATGAATATATAGAAGTCGATGATCTGGTAAGGGCTACAGCATTGTATGCTCAGGCTATTTATGAATTAATAAAAAAATAA